A region of Paramormyrops kingsleyae isolate MSU_618 chromosome 17, PKINGS_0.4, whole genome shotgun sequence DNA encodes the following proteins:
- the LOC111839900 gene encoding olfactory receptor 1-like, which produces MGDTSNQNATPNSFVRPQYFFITGFSNIPHAQYYFIFLCLVYVVTVLGNSFVTLIIYVDRSLHTPKYMAIFILAVADLGESTAVFPNVINVCLLNIQQITYEACVSNMFFIFFFSSVQSVMLTVLAYDRFVAICFPLRYHSIVTNSSMGIILTVGCIFNFLFMMTSMLLVTRLSFCKSIVIDSYFCDHGPLYRLACNDNLPSNIMAMLFITLHFLLPLFLIFISYVCILLALFKIASWERRLKALKTCFSHLILVSAYYFPILGIYISAMAGSVHRNARIINISLSYAIPAMLNPIVYSLNTAEIKGFVKKMLKRKNAPIRLSTSRSIVPQLHRQLTPLLEMCLAMQVLWLLLSGCLWSPRLLLVVAYGFTCGTSSFACSSPGSDSSVAFACSSFSSLLTSPPRRALTYNFKRDEGYY; this is translated from the exons ATATTCTTGTGTTTGGTTTATGTGGTCACTGTCTTGGGAAACTCTTTTGTCACACTCATTATTTATGTAGATCGTTCTCTTCACACCCCAAAATATATGgctatttttattttagctgTAGCTGACTTGGGTGAGAGTACTGCTGTTTTTCCTAATGTGATTAATGTTTGTCTACTAAATATACAACAAATAACATATGAGGCCTGCGTGTCTaacatgttttttatatttttttttagttcagtGCAGTCTGTCATGCTTACTGTTCTGGCGTATGACAGGTTTGTAGCAATTTGCTTCCCACTGAGATACCACAGCATCGTCACAAACTCATCAATGGGCATTATTCTCACTGTGGGATGCatatttaattttctgtttatgATGACTTCAATGCTATTGGTTACTAGGCTGTCTTTCTGTAAATCCATAGTGATTGATAGCTATTTCTGTGACCACGGGCCTCTATACAGACTGGCTTGCAATGATAACCTGCCAAGCAATATAATGGCAATGTTATTCATAACGTTACATTTTCTTCTACCATTGTTTCTGATTTTTATATCTTATGTATGCATTTTGTTGGCGCTGTTTAAAATTGCATCATGGGAAAGACGTCTAAAAGCCTTAAAGACCTGTTTTTCCCACCTAATATTAGTATCAGCATATTATTTTCCAATATTGGGCATTTACATAAGTGCAATGGCTGGCTCTGTCCACCGCAATGCAAGGATAATTAATATATCGCTTTCATATGCCATTCCTGCCATGCTGAATCCCATTGTGTATTCTCTGAATACTGCCGAGATCAAGggctttgtaaaaaaaatgctcaaaagaaaaaa cgcaccgatccgcctgtcgacctcccgctccatcgtcccccaactc CACCGGCAGCTCACCCCCTTGCTGGAGATGTGCCTGGCCATGCAGGTCCTCTGGCTCCTGCTCAGTGGTTGCCTGTGGTCCCCCAGGCTCCTGCTCGTGGTCGCCTACGGGTTCACCTGCGGTACCTCGTCATTCGCCTGCAGTTCCCCCGGCTCCGACTCGTCGGTCGCCTTTGCCTGCAGCAGTTTCTCCTCCCTCCTCACCTCGCCTCCTCGCAGGGCCCTGACCTATaattttaaaagagatgagggatattattag